The window CCGATCATGTCGGCGATCGCCGGCGACCAGGCGTCCTGGGGCACGTCGAGGCTCGCCAGATACCACCAGGGCAGGCCGTTGACGCAGAAGGCGACGGCGGTCTCGGGGCCGCAAAGGGCCGCGATGCCGTCGGCGATGCCGGCAAGCGCCGGCGTCTTCACGGTGACGAGCACGATGTCCTGGACCGGCAGGTCGGCGGGAGTGTCGGTCGCGTGGGGGTGGACGGTGACCGTCCTGCCGTCGCTCTGCAGCGACAGGCCGGTCGCCTGTATGGCGGCCAGATGCGGGCCGCGGGCGACGACGGAAACGTCGTGGCCGGCCTCGGCAAGACGCACGGCGAGATGGCCGCCGATGGCACCGGCGCCGTAGACACAGATCTTCATTGTCATCTCCTGAACGGTGGAGGCAGGGGGTCTTGGCCCGGAAAGGGTCTTTCCGGGAAAGGACGAGCCGGGCTCGGAAGGGGGCTCAGCTAAGCCGGTTGCAGAACTGGCGCAGCCTTTCCAGAGCGCCGCGCAGGTCCTCAAGGTCGACAGAGTAGGACAACCTCAGGAAGGGCGACAGGCCGAAGCCGCTGCCGGGCACCACGAGGACGCCGGCCTCGTCGATGGCGAGCCGCGAGAAATCCTCGTCGCTGTTGATCGTCTCCCCGGACGGGGTCTTGCGGCCGAGGGTTCCGGCGCAGTTGGCGAAGACGAAGAACGAGCCGGAGGTGCGCACGGCCTCAAGGCCCGGCATCTGGTTGACCATGGAAAGGGCGAGGTCGCGCCGGTCGACATAGGAGTCCCGGTTCGATGCCTGGTAGCTGTTGTCGCCGCGAAGGGCCTCGATCGCGGCGGCCTGGGAGATCGAATTGGGCGAGCCGGCGATATGGCTGAGGACGCTCGACATGCCCTTGATGAGGTGGGCCGGGCCGGCCGCAAAGCCGAGGCGCCAGCCCATCATCACGTAGCCCTTGGAAAAGCCGTTGATGACGATGGTGCGCGCCTTGGCATCCTCGCCGACCGAGGCGGGCGAGGGCGCGGTGACGCCGTCGTAGGTCAGGTGCTCGTAGATCTCGTCGGTGACGACGGTCACGGCCGGGTGCCGCTCAAGCACGTCGTGGAGCTTGCGCAGCAGCTCCGCGTCGTAGACCGCGCCGGTCGGGTTGTTCGGCGTGTTGATGAGGACGGCGCGGGTGCGCTCGGTGATCGCCGCCTCCAGGTCCTCCGGCTGCAGCAGGAAACCGTTCTCCTGGCTGCAGACGACCGGCACCGGCACGGCGCCGGTGAGGCGCACGATGTCGGGATAGGAGACCCAGTAGGGCGCCGGGACGATGATCTCGTCGCCCGGATCGGCAAGGGCGAGGAAGGCGGCCTGCAAGAGCGGCTTGGTGCCGTTGGCGACGGTGACCTCGGACGGGGCGTATTCCAGGCCGTTCTCGGTGCGCAGCTTGTCGACGAGGGCGGCGCGCAGCTCGTTGGTGCCGTCGCCGGCGGTGTAGCGGGTGTCGCCGCGCTTGATGGCCTCGATGCCGGCGGCGCGGATGTGCTCCGGCGTGTTGAAGTCCGGCTCGCCGGCGATCAGGGACGTGACCTGCTTGCCCTCGGCACGCAGTTCCGCGGCGCGGCGGATCAGGGCCATGGTGACGGACGGGCGGGTATTGCTTACGCGACTGGCCAGTTCAGGCATGGTTCAAGTTTCCCTCTAGAAGGTCAATGGTTCTGGCGCCGGCGTTCCAGCCGCAGGGCGTAAAGGCTCAGCGCGTAGCAGAAGGTGAAGTAGAAGGCGGCGGCGAAGACGTAGCCCTCGACGCTGAAGCCGATCCAGGCCGGGTCGCGCGAGGCGAGCTGGATCGCCGCCAGGAAGTCGGACATGCCGATGACGATGATCAGCGAGGTGTCCTTGAAGAACAGGACGACGATGGTGACGAGGCCGGGGATCGAATGGCGGATAACCTGGGGCAGCGTCACCAGGAAGAGGATCTGCCAGCGCTTCATGCCGATCGAGAACGCCGCCTCGGACTGGCCTTCCGGGATGACCTGGAAGCCGCCGCGCAGCGCCTCGGCGATATAGGCCGCGGCGACGATCAGGAAGGCGGCGAGCGCCCGCATCAGCTTCGGCAGGGTCATGCCTTCCGGCAGGAAGAACGGCAGCATCACCGAGGCGATGAACAGGGTGGCGACAAGCGGCGAGCCCCGGAACGCCTCGATGACGGCGATCGATATCCAGCGGAAGAGCCGGAATTCGGAGCGCCGGCCGAGGGCGAGGAGAAGACCGACCGGAAAGCCGAGCGGCAGCACCGTCAGGCTCAAGAGCAGGGTCAGCGGCAGGCCGCCGATCATTTCGGTGCGCACCGGCGGAAGGCCGAAGCCGCCGAGCAGCAGCCAGAACACGCTGACGATGGCGGCGAGCCACGCCAGGACCAGGCCCTTGCCCCAGAAGCGCGGCACCATGGCGATGCCGGTGATGCCGAACAGGATAACGATGGCAAGGGTCGCCCGCCAGCGTTCCTCCAGCGGGAACATGCCGTAGATGAAGAAGCGGAACTTTTCCTGGATGAACGGCCAGCAGGCGCCGGCCGCCCGGCGGCACTCCTCGGGCGTGCCCGACCAGACCGCCTCGCTGAAGAGCCAGCGGAAGAGCGGCGGCACCACCAGCGTCAGGATGACGACGCAGCCGACGGTGATGAAGACGTTGGTGGGTGTGCCGAGCAGCACCTTGCCGTAGCGGCGGGCCGCCGAGAGCTCTTCCTTGTTCGGGTTCGGCTGGGCCGGGATGGGCTGCGCCTGTACGAAGGTGGTCATCGCTGCCCCCGTTCCACCAGCTTCTTGTTGAAGCGGTTCATGAGCGTTGCCGCGAGCAGCGTCGGGAGCAGGTAGCCGCCGACCATGATGGCGACGCCCTCGATGCTGTGGCCGGAAAAGTTGATGGTCGTCGACAGCGCCCAGAAGAAGTCCGGAAAGCCGATGGCGATGGCGAGACTGCTGTTCTTGATGACGCTGATGTATTGCGTGGTCACCGAGGGCACGATCGCCAGCAGCGCCTGCGGCACGACGACGAGGCGCAGCATCTGGAGATTGGAGAGGCCGAGGCTGCCGGCGGCCTCGCGCTGGCCCTTGTGGACGCCTTCGATGCCGCCGCGCACCAGTTCGGCGATGAAGGCGCCGGCATAGAGCGACTGGGCGACGGTGAGCGCGACGAATTCCGGCGTCAGCGTCATGCCGCCGGTGAAGTTGAAGGTGCCGCGCACCGGCGGCGACAGGGTGAAGGTGCCGGCGAAAATCGCGACGGCGACAAAGGTGATGAGCGCCAGCACGAGCCGCGTGACGAGATGGGGCGTGCGGCCGAAGATGGACCGCCACAGCGGCGCGAGCAGAAGAAACAGCGCGATGGCGGCGGCGGCCGCAACGGCAAGGCCGGCGCTGTTGCCGGCGAATTCCAGTGCCGGCACCTGCAGGCCGCGCTGGCTGAGGAAGATGGTGTCGCCCAGCGACAGGGCCCGGCGGACGACGGGAAGCTCCAGCAGCAGCGTGTACCAGAAGAGGATCTGCAGGAGCTGCGGCGTGTTGCGGGCAAGGTTCACATAGGCGCCCGTCACCAGCTTCAGCAGCGGGTTTTCCGAGACGCGCATGACGCCGACGACGACGCCGATGACGGTCGACAGGAGGCAGGCGATGATCGCAACGCGCAGGGTGTTGGCCGCGCCGACCAGGATCATCCAGCCGAGGCTGTCGTCCGGGGCGTAGGGAATGATGCTCTCGGCAATGTCGATGCCGGCTTCGCGGTTAAGGAAGTCGAGGCCGAGATTGAGGTTCTGGCGGACCAGGTTGGCGTACATGATGCGGGTGAAGACCAGCACCACCACGAAGAGGGCGACGGCGCCAAAGATCTGCCAGAGAACCGCGCGGCCGCGCCGTGTGCGCCAGAGCGCGGGGCCGAGCAGGCTCGGCGGCGGCGGCGGCAGGAGGCCGGTCGCGGTGGTCGAAGGCGCCTCATCGAGGCCGGCCTTACGCCAGGTAACGTCCAACATGGTATCCACTACTCCGTCTGGGCCCGGTCCGGTTTCCCGCCGCATGGGGCGGGAAACCGTTTCGATAGGTCCGGATTGCCGTCGATAGGTCCGGATGCCGTTGGGGCGGCAGGGCTCAGAGGAACGGGGGCGGGTAGAGCAGGCCACCGTTGAGGTAGAGGTGGTTGGCGCCGCGCTCCAGCTTCAGCGGCGACTTCATGCCGAGGTTCTGGTCGTAGAGCTCGCCGTAGTTGCCCACCATCTTGACGATGTTGTAGGCCCAGTCGTCGGACAGGCCGAGGCCCTTGGCCAGGCCCTCCTGCTTGCCGAGCAGGCGCTGCACCCGCGGCGAGGAACTGGAGGCCAGCATGTCGTCGACGTTTTCGCTGGTGACGCCGACTTCTTCGGCGATCATCGGGGCGTAAACCACCCAGCGGATGATGTTGTACCACTCGTCGTCGCCCTGGCGGACGACCGGGGCCAGGGGCGACTTGGCGATGACGTCGTTGAGGACG of the Rhodobium gokarnense genome contains:
- a CDS encoding amino acid ABC transporter permease, translating into MLDVTWRKAGLDEAPSTTATGLLPPPPPSLLGPALWRTRRGRAVLWQIFGAVALFVVVLVFTRIMYANLVRQNLNLGLDFLNREAGIDIAESIIPYAPDDSLGWMILVGAANTLRVAIIACLLSTVIGVVVGVMRVSENPLLKLVTGAYVNLARNTPQLLQILFWYTLLLELPVVRRALSLGDTIFLSQRGLQVPALEFAGNSAGLAVAAAAAIALFLLLAPLWRSIFGRTPHLVTRLVLALITFVAVAIFAGTFTLSPPVRGTFNFTGGMTLTPEFVALTVAQSLYAGAFIAELVRGGIEGVHKGQREAAGSLGLSNLQMLRLVVVPQALLAIVPSVTTQYISVIKNSSLAIAIGFPDFFWALSTTINFSGHSIEGVAIMVGGYLLPTLLAATLMNRFNKKLVERGQR
- a CDS encoding pyridoxal phosphate-dependent aminotransferase; this translates as MPELASRVSNTRPSVTMALIRRAAELRAEGKQVTSLIAGEPDFNTPEHIRAAGIEAIKRGDTRYTAGDGTNELRAALVDKLRTENGLEYAPSEVTVANGTKPLLQAAFLALADPGDEIIVPAPYWVSYPDIVRLTGAVPVPVVCSQENGFLLQPEDLEAAITERTRAVLINTPNNPTGAVYDAELLRKLHDVLERHPAVTVVTDEIYEHLTYDGVTAPSPASVGEDAKARTIVINGFSKGYVMMGWRLGFAAGPAHLIKGMSSVLSHIAGSPNSISQAAAIEALRGDNSYQASNRDSYVDRRDLALSMVNQMPGLEAVRTSGSFFVFANCAGTLGRKTPSGETINSDEDFSRLAIDEAGVLVVPGSGFGLSPFLRLSYSVDLEDLRGALERLRQFCNRLS
- a CDS encoding amino acid ABC transporter permease; translation: MTTFVQAQPIPAQPNPNKEELSAARRYGKVLLGTPTNVFITVGCVVILTLVVPPLFRWLFSEAVWSGTPEECRRAAGACWPFIQEKFRFFIYGMFPLEERWRATLAIVILFGITGIAMVPRFWGKGLVLAWLAAIVSVFWLLLGGFGLPPVRTEMIGGLPLTLLLSLTVLPLGFPVGLLLALGRRSEFRLFRWISIAVIEAFRGSPLVATLFIASVMLPFFLPEGMTLPKLMRALAAFLIVAAAYIAEALRGGFQVIPEGQSEAAFSIGMKRWQILFLVTLPQVIRHSIPGLVTIVVLFFKDTSLIIVIGMSDFLAAIQLASRDPAWIGFSVEGYVFAAAFYFTFCYALSLYALRLERRRQNH